A portion of the Hydractinia symbiolongicarpus strain clone_291-10 chromosome 10, HSymV2.1, whole genome shotgun sequence genome contains these proteins:
- the LOC130612807 gene encoding uncharacterized protein LOC130612807 encodes MSIIGYLSGLSLFLVTMVSCKNLKISHFIKFQTEAKWTISKHQATSTPYVLFKQPFSFRDVQDLNQLYQQTKPTWCFIFAFKISLMAYWISFLVRSLTVYTLTSSTKYNMKSLVCILLLGVISQGYAFQCDAMFSGRVCGKYQKASKSLTDAVQITNMAMADAVSEIAHDTEILFQAFLPSLKNTNMKDQVIRLGKHSVIRISSNMTTEEVKAVMDGMLKWLKTLSTVGMIGDKEFEIFSKVIDEAMKKILSTSSNAYLIVDKIAKVKEALKNALSGVSFITRTLILKAVDRFNGRLDQLSTKLCSILTAFGLGDRCLAIKAKIDAVIAKVTGKVASDAITKAQSAIAVSEVHLFEMFEEIDKDTPIVKRGISDTWSKVQKAMKDLGDKITDATKKAIEEYKPKIKDALTKVKTVVIDGARKIIIEVHGGIVKILTDGVTGTSD; translated from the exons ATGAGCATCATTGGTTACCTGAGTGG ACTATCTCTGTTTCTTGTGACTATGGTTTCTTGTAAGAATCTCAAGATTTCACATTTTATCAAGTTTCAA ACGGAAGCAAAGTGGACTATTTCAAAACACCAAGCCACTTCTACTCCTTATGTGTTGTTTAAACAGCCGTTCAGCTTTCGAGACGTTCAAGATCTCAACCAACTGTATCAACAAACCAAGCCTACGTGGTGTTTTATCTTTGCATTTAAAATATCGCTGATGGCATATTGGATTTCATTTCTTGTGAGATCTTTGACAGTATACACACTTACTTCATCAACAAAGTACAAT aTGAAGTCTCTTGTATGTATACTCCTTCTTGGTGTAATTTCGCAAGGATATGCATTTCAATGCGATGCTATGTTTTCTGGACGG GTATGCGGTAAATACCAGAAAGCTAGCAAATCACTTACTGATGCAGTTCAAATAACCAACATGGCCATGGCAGATGCTGTTAGCGAGATTGCTCACGATActgaaattttatttcaagCCTTTTTGCCATCGTTGAAAAATACCAACATGAAAGATCAAGTGATCCGCTTAGGAAAGCACTCTGTAATTCGTATTTCTTCCAACATGACAACAGAAGAAGTGAAAGCTGTGATGGACG GTATGTTGAAATGGTTAAAGACGTTGTCCACGGTCGGAATGATTGGTGATAAGGAATTTGAAATATTCAGCAAGGTTATTGATGAAGCCATGAAGAAAATTCTTTCAACCAGCAGTAACGCTTATCTCATCGTCG ATAAGATTGCGAAAGTCAAAGAAgctttaaaaaatgctttaagTGGAGTCAGCTTTATCACAAGAACTTTAATCTTAAAAGCTGTGGACAGATTCAATGGACGCTTGGATCAGCTCTCAACAAAACTCTGCAGCATCTTGACAGCGTTTGGTCTTGGAGATA GATGTCTGGCTATCAAGGCAAAGATCGATGCAGTCATTGCCAAAGTAACTGGGAAAGTTGCTTCTGATGCAATCACTAAAGCACAGTCAGCTATTGCTGTGTCTGAAGTGCATCTGTTTGAGATGTTCGAAGAGATTGACAAAGACACACCAATTGTGAAACGTGGGATTTCAGATA cCTGGAGCAAGGTTCAAAAAGCAATGAAAGATCTGGGAGATAAGATCACGGATGCAACGAAGAAAGCAATTGAGGAGTATAAACCAAAAATTAAGGATGCTTTGACTAAGGTGAAGACAGTTGTTATTGATGGAGCAAGGAAAATCATTATTGAAGTTCATGGTGGCATTGTAAAAATCCTTACTGACGGAGTGACAGGCACATCAGACTAA